A genomic region of Alicyclobacillus sp. SO9 contains the following coding sequences:
- a CDS encoding helix-turn-helix domain-containing protein, which translates to MTPRDSSIPEARDYPITLTVSEVAEILRVDLHKAYSIVRDRDFPVITHGRRMIIPRDAFFRWLDGCGEERPMYDRNHVLETLADLVAERLNKRGT; encoded by the coding sequence ATGACACCGAGGGATTCTTCTATACCGGAAGCCAGAGACTATCCAATAACTTTAACGGTATCGGAAGTTGCAGAAATACTGAGGGTAGACCTGCATAAAGCATACAGTATTGTCAGAGATCGAGATTTCCCAGTTATTACGCACGGAAGGCGAATGATTATTCCTCGAGATGCATTCTTTCGTTGGTTAGATGGCTGTGGTGAGGAACGTCCAATGTATGACCGCAATCATGTCTTGGAGACGTTGGCCGACTTGGTTGCCGAACGATTAAATAAAAGGGGAACCTAG
- the cotE gene encoding outer spore coat protein CotE: MGSQTTYTVRPANRPSTIGGCWVMNHTYDAELVGDYVEVRGKFTIHVWYSYNNNSETAVATDTVSYVEQIALRDLDTDCLQDTRTVEVRNLQNPNCLDATVTGNGSEILVRVEKELGVELLGETKMCVVTCDPVDKKDEEFLDDDESLLEEVEIED; encoded by the coding sequence ATGGGCTCCCAGACCACGTATACTGTGCGCCCCGCAAATCGTCCCAGCACAATTGGGGGGTGCTGGGTCATGAATCATACCTATGACGCTGAATTGGTTGGTGATTATGTCGAGGTGCGGGGCAAGTTTACGATTCATGTATGGTATTCGTACAACAACAATTCGGAAACGGCGGTTGCAACGGATACAGTCTCATATGTGGAACAAATCGCACTTCGAGACCTGGATACGGACTGTTTGCAAGATACCAGGACAGTAGAGGTCAGAAATCTTCAAAATCCCAATTGCCTTGATGCAACTGTGACCGGAAACGGATCGGAAATTCTGGTCAGAGTCGAAAAGGAACTTGGCGTAGAACTGCTTGGGGAAACCAAGATGTGTGTTGTGACATGCGATCCAGTCGACAAGAAGGACGAAGAATTTCTCGATGACGACGAAAGTCTTCTCGAGGAAGTCGAGATTGAAGACTAG
- a CDS encoding YheC/YheD family protein, protein MLIHVQNDPTLHGNLVTVADLPRQGQALLEKILYAGNTASVAEAMRIGKDSTVVSIAASGSSVPSLRLSQELQEKLRLPNSMTLHCVRDGETWRIGPCLGIYVSSYRNRKLRFGPQTRLLKDLAVAAGEIGVDVVVIGPGYINTRQGWRYNVFTSNWEVSEVAHPDVVLRRSGAFEPTQATLVRADLQSFAAEGILHTLPRFYTNKWMMHRLLSQNSDLEGYLLNTYLAQTADEVFRLAYKHSDVYVKLLTGAQGHGIYHIRRTNNGLRIDWNRSPSKNGKTIAKQQQFCFDLQDFVDFWNATGVKKCIVQETFPLPLTRDGYPFDLRWLIQFTDRPVVTARMARVGFVDSVTTNLHTGGKPVEAKDLFQSLKWQRSNALLSRLDEVAVRVTQTCTEKFGPIAELGVDLAVNERGDIRIFEINSTPGRRMLKLAAPTLRTLSLHNLLEYAINAAGFTGES, encoded by the coding sequence GTGCTAATACACGTTCAGAATGACCCTACTCTGCATGGTAACCTCGTAACTGTAGCTGATTTGCCGAGACAAGGTCAAGCTTTGCTCGAAAAAATCCTCTATGCCGGGAATACAGCTTCGGTCGCAGAGGCAATGCGAATTGGGAAAGACTCTACGGTTGTATCAATTGCTGCATCTGGAAGCAGTGTACCGAGTCTGCGTTTGAGTCAGGAACTTCAAGAAAAGCTGCGCCTGCCGAACAGTATGACACTTCATTGTGTGCGAGACGGAGAGACATGGAGGATAGGTCCTTGTCTCGGAATTTATGTGAGTTCTTATAGAAATAGAAAACTTCGATTTGGCCCCCAGACGCGGCTGCTGAAAGACTTGGCTGTCGCAGCCGGTGAAATCGGAGTGGATGTAGTGGTCATCGGGCCCGGATATATCAACACCAGACAAGGGTGGCGGTATAACGTATTTACCAGTAATTGGGAGGTATCGGAGGTCGCACATCCCGATGTTGTGTTACGGCGGTCTGGGGCATTTGAGCCTACGCAGGCAACATTGGTTAGAGCCGATTTGCAGAGTTTTGCCGCAGAAGGAATACTGCATACACTCCCTCGCTTCTATACGAACAAATGGATGATGCACAGACTCTTGTCTCAAAACTCCGATTTAGAGGGGTATCTCCTAAACACATACCTGGCACAAACCGCAGACGAGGTGTTCAGGCTGGCCTACAAACATTCCGATGTTTACGTGAAGCTGCTGACGGGTGCGCAAGGACACGGGATATACCATATTCGGCGCACCAACAATGGACTCAGAATTGATTGGAACAGGTCGCCTTCTAAGAACGGAAAGACGATTGCGAAACAGCAACAGTTTTGTTTTGATTTGCAAGACTTTGTTGATTTTTGGAATGCAACAGGTGTTAAAAAATGTATTGTACAGGAGACATTCCCACTTCCTCTTACACGAGACGGATATCCGTTTGACTTGCGCTGGTTGATTCAGTTTACGGACCGTCCTGTGGTTACCGCCAGGATGGCACGTGTAGGTTTTGTTGATTCTGTCACGACCAATCTTCATACCGGCGGGAAACCTGTTGAAGCAAAGGACCTATTTCAAAGTTTGAAGTGGCAACGTTCCAATGCATTACTGTCTCGTTTAGATGAGGTCGCTGTCAGGGTTACGCAAACGTGTACGGAAAAATTTGGCCCGATTGCTGAATTGGGAGTGGACCTGGCCGTGAATGAGCGGGGAGACATAAGAATTTTCGAAATCAATTCTACGCCAGGTAGGCGAATGCTGAAGTTGGCAGCACCGACTCTTCGTACGCTGTCACTTCACAACCTCCTTGAATATGCTATCAACGCAGCCGGATTTACCGGAGAGTCCTGA
- a CDS encoding phospholipase D-like domain-containing protein, with protein sequence MSLETGMTMKTYFAPEDDTTQVFVDFLKTAKQSIHVAIFAFHLPAAMDILLQKKKDGLDVQMVIDHREAHGTYEHPEVVKLRAAGIPVIEGTSQKDEIMHHKFAVVDGESVLAGSWNFSETASKEDNYFDIVTNKARAQLFLKHWHNINQFMRTHDQHDNPQLQKEADSNATHQKG encoded by the coding sequence ATGTCACTTGAAACCGGCATGACAATGAAAACCTACTTTGCCCCTGAAGATGACACGACGCAGGTGTTTGTTGATTTCCTCAAAACAGCGAAGCAAAGCATCCACGTTGCCATCTTTGCATTTCACCTGCCCGCGGCTATGGATATTCTATTGCAGAAAAAGAAAGACGGGCTCGACGTACAGATGGTCATTGACCACCGAGAAGCGCATGGAACGTATGAGCATCCGGAGGTAGTGAAGCTTCGGGCGGCTGGTATACCTGTGATTGAAGGGACAAGCCAGAAGGACGAAATCATGCACCACAAGTTTGCTGTGGTGGACGGCGAGTCTGTATTGGCAGGCAGTTGGAACTTCAGCGAGACAGCCAGCAAAGAGGACAACTACTTTGACATTGTGACTAACAAGGCGCGCGCTCAACTGTTTCTGAAACACTGGCACAACATCAACCAATTTATGCGCACCCACGACCAACACGATAATCCCCAGTTGCAAAAGGAGGCTGATTCGAATGCAACCCATCAAAAAGGATGA
- a CDS encoding EAL domain-containing protein, with amino-acid sequence MIRLRRSRGLEQRRSRDSVFLLGEWTFDMQSEILTCSEDCHKLFAIPNTASVVPQTIMQSVHPNDEELVKTWWKLVGAGNFIDGITFRIINDGERYLYSELDYKIGDDGQIVSVSGKTRDVTDLMTEDELLPSTADVDNDSTDSYSSIHIDRDLRIVKVSPMAEQLFGWTEQELRLQMPIQLIPALHWEAMQSIYETVLADGGFIRVETMRIHKNGIPVQVGVTLYPVHDLEGGITGVVARYSKSFANNESSTAMLSTMERGLQALVENSFDVCMILSKEYDMNYVTHAITNVLGYSAQEFISLGLGHVIHPEDVTGYLSVCHQAVHQASSQHTCVARFKHKNGEWRYCSTRIRYLTAFYSTEGIIVNFHDVTESRRAEELMKHMTFHDSLTSLPNRKHLEERLQLLIGIHRQREEKLAVLRLDINRFKYINSSLGRTTGDHLIRDVADALRQLVPTDCVVSRTGENEFSMVVPYVHNMSDVLQFARQVVDSFDTPFQIGDYALAITCNVGISTFPEDGENTEALLKTADMALHDAQLRGVNQIELYSQSLDAKAYKEFTLSNDFKNAINEEQFVIYFQPRVAADTRSIVAAEALIRWQHPEWGLVSPGEFLYLAEQTGSIVLIGQWVLRQVCHHLQQWKQQGQKTLKVSVNFSAQQLKDPNTVETVKTILHEYGIEPALIEIEITETSILPNDPAIINSIRVLRNMGIGIYFDDFGTGYSSLSWLYQFELDGIKLDKMFMSHIPDSPVPAQIVSSVMKLAHSLNLTVVAEGIETNKQLEFLSNLQCEEIQGYLFSRPLPAEEFTKLLQRGEISVRTGDNSAGMDKERRRFFRVELQYPIKGKMTVSKIKSKQLNVGYSPVLVYDIGPGGLRVLTDLKLPIGGDLELEFKVQVLGEELQQSGYVVWKQEYSQELFQYGVEFETDETARERLVRLFDELDRVTRSELDIPGTHFYSGTVDTFFKK; translated from the coding sequence ATGATTCGGTTACGGAGGTCGCGGGGTCTCGAACAGAGACGGAGCAGGGATTCGGTGTTCTTACTGGGAGAATGGACTTTCGATATGCAGTCGGAAATTCTTACCTGTTCTGAGGACTGTCACAAGCTTTTTGCAATCCCAAACACAGCGTCTGTCGTACCGCAAACAATCATGCAGTCGGTACATCCAAATGATGAGGAATTGGTAAAGACCTGGTGGAAACTCGTAGGCGCGGGAAATTTTATCGATGGCATTACATTTCGAATCATCAACGACGGCGAGCGGTACCTGTATTCTGAACTGGACTATAAAATCGGGGATGATGGTCAGATTGTATCGGTTTCGGGTAAGACCCGCGACGTGACGGACCTCATGACTGAAGACGAATTGTTACCGTCTACCGCGGACGTCGACAATGACTCAACGGATTCATATTCAAGTATACATATCGATCGCGATTTGCGGATTGTTAAGGTCAGTCCGATGGCCGAACAGCTCTTCGGCTGGACTGAACAGGAACTGCGACTACAAATGCCAATTCAGCTCATTCCAGCGCTTCACTGGGAAGCCATGCAATCCATATATGAAACCGTTTTGGCGGACGGCGGTTTTATTCGAGTTGAAACCATGCGAATACATAAGAACGGCATCCCTGTACAAGTCGGGGTCACTTTATATCCAGTTCATGATTTGGAGGGAGGCATAACAGGTGTAGTGGCTCGTTACAGTAAATCTTTTGCAAATAACGAGTCCTCCACTGCGATGCTCTCTACGATGGAGAGGGGGCTGCAGGCTCTCGTTGAGAATTCTTTTGACGTTTGTATGATACTGTCCAAGGAATACGATATGAATTATGTTACGCATGCCATCACCAATGTCTTGGGCTATAGTGCACAAGAGTTCATCTCGTTAGGACTCGGTCATGTCATTCATCCTGAGGATGTAACAGGGTACCTGTCGGTATGTCATCAGGCGGTACACCAGGCCTCAAGCCAGCACACCTGTGTTGCACGTTTCAAACACAAAAATGGGGAATGGAGATACTGTTCCACGCGTATTCGCTATCTCACTGCGTTTTATAGTACAGAGGGCATTATTGTCAATTTCCACGATGTAACAGAGAGTCGCAGGGCTGAAGAACTAATGAAGCACATGACATTCCATGACAGCTTAACTTCCTTGCCAAACCGGAAACATCTTGAGGAGCGCCTGCAGTTGTTGATTGGGATTCATAGACAGCGAGAGGAGAAACTAGCAGTTCTGCGTCTCGATATTAATCGCTTTAAGTACATAAACTCCAGTCTCGGCAGAACTACTGGAGACCACCTGATTCGCGATGTAGCGGACGCTTTGAGGCAGTTGGTGCCGACTGATTGTGTCGTGTCGCGAACAGGTGAGAACGAATTTTCCATGGTTGTACCCTATGTACACAATATGAGTGATGTCCTTCAGTTCGCAAGGCAAGTTGTCGACTCTTTTGATACCCCTTTTCAGATTGGCGATTATGCATTAGCCATTACATGCAATGTAGGTATCAGTACATTTCCTGAAGACGGGGAGAATACTGAAGCTCTTTTGAAAACAGCAGACATGGCTTTACATGATGCACAACTTCGGGGGGTAAACCAGATTGAACTATATTCCCAAAGTTTGGATGCCAAAGCTTATAAGGAATTCACACTCTCCAATGATTTCAAAAATGCCATAAATGAAGAACAGTTTGTGATTTACTTTCAGCCGAGAGTAGCAGCGGACACGAGAAGCATTGTTGCGGCGGAAGCACTCATCCGTTGGCAACATCCTGAATGGGGACTTGTATCTCCTGGTGAGTTTCTGTACCTGGCAGAACAGACTGGGTCGATTGTGCTCATTGGTCAATGGGTCCTGCGGCAAGTCTGTCACCACCTGCAACAGTGGAAACAGCAAGGACAAAAGACACTCAAGGTTTCCGTCAATTTTAGCGCCCAACAACTCAAGGATCCGAATACCGTTGAGACCGTGAAAACAATTTTACATGAATATGGCATTGAGCCCGCGCTCATCGAAATTGAGATCACAGAGACATCGATACTCCCAAACGACCCTGCAATTATTAACTCTATTAGAGTTCTCAGAAACATGGGCATTGGAATCTATTTTGATGACTTTGGTACCGGGTATTCATCGTTAAGTTGGCTTTACCAGTTCGAACTTGATGGAATTAAACTCGATAAGATGTTTATGAGTCACATACCGGATAGTCCTGTACCTGCACAGATTGTTTCGTCTGTGATGAAACTTGCTCACAGCTTAAATCTGACCGTTGTTGCAGAGGGAATTGAGACAAATAAACAGTTGGAATTTCTCTCAAACCTTCAATGTGAAGAAATTCAAGGTTACCTTTTTAGCCGACCGCTTCCGGCAGAAGAGTTCACAAAGCTCTTGCAGCGTGGAGAGATAAGCGTGCGTACCGGGGATAACAGTGCGGGGATGGACAAAGAGCGCAGGAGATTTTTTAGAGTTGAACTGCAGTATCCTATAAAAGGGAAAATGACTGTTTCGAAAATAAAGTCGAAGCAACTCAATGTTGGGTATTCTCCTGTATTGGTGTATGACATTGGCCCTGGAGGACTGCGTGTGCTGACTGACCTGAAGTTGCCCATTGGCGGAGACCTTGAACTGGAGTTCAAAGTGCAGGTGCTTGGAGAAGAACTGCAGCAAAGCGGTTATGTCGTATGGAAGCAGGAGTATAGTCAGGAGTTGTTCCAGTATGGCGTCGAATTTGAAACAGACGAAACAGCACGAGAACGGCTTGTGCGTCTCTTTGATGAATTGGACAGAGTCACGCGGAGTGAACTGGATATACCCGGAACGCACTTCTATAGCGGCACAGTTGATACATTCTTTAAGAAATAG
- a CDS encoding endospore germination permease, producing MKSHMPITGRQLFWITCMFDLGMAAFIMISPTIQRVQNDAWISLTISGLLSMTAAWIGIRLSLYYPDKTFIEYVNDIVGSWIGKAIGSLYVVNWIVVTGFVLRQITDILITSQFHKTPASLFIISMSLTAVYMLYKNGIQSIGRTTEVIGLLVVSIAILTFAFDLPNMKWSRLLPVYVNSGPKLLMYGAIPAASFLAQTSYMTMIVRFVQEPQHNAVKAVWGTGAASLFIILCGLFAVGTFGADLSQRMWNPVLGMAQYISVAETIQNIDAVILLIWFLTAFIRIVLFLFLSVYGAAQVLGFQNWKPLLGWITAACIGIAMLPRNIIDSSIVYPKSVVEPFVFPVMVFAIPSLLWLIAFLRRVIRNRFESLR from the coding sequence ATGAAATCGCACATGCCCATCACTGGGAGACAACTGTTCTGGATTACCTGCATGTTTGATTTGGGCATGGCGGCTTTTATCATGATTTCTCCAACCATTCAACGTGTCCAAAATGACGCATGGATCTCACTGACCATCAGCGGCCTTCTGAGCATGACGGCGGCTTGGATTGGCATTCGTCTGAGTCTGTACTATCCCGACAAGACGTTTATTGAGTACGTAAACGACATTGTAGGTAGTTGGATCGGAAAGGCAATTGGCAGCTTGTATGTTGTCAACTGGATTGTTGTCACGGGATTTGTACTTCGTCAGATTACAGACATTTTAATTACCTCGCAATTTCATAAAACGCCAGCATCCCTTTTTATTATTTCCATGTCGTTGACTGCGGTTTACATGTTGTACAAAAACGGCATTCAGTCGATTGGCCGGACAACAGAAGTCATTGGCCTCCTGGTAGTCTCCATCGCAATTTTGACCTTTGCCTTTGACCTGCCCAACATGAAGTGGAGTCGATTGCTTCCTGTCTACGTGAACTCGGGACCGAAGTTGCTCATGTACGGAGCCATTCCCGCCGCATCATTCTTGGCGCAGACTTCGTACATGACAATGATTGTACGATTTGTCCAGGAGCCGCAACATAACGCTGTGAAGGCGGTCTGGGGCACGGGAGCGGCAAGCTTGTTTATCATCCTGTGCGGCTTGTTTGCGGTTGGAACCTTTGGTGCAGACCTTTCTCAAAGGATGTGGAATCCGGTGCTGGGCATGGCTCAATACATTTCTGTGGCGGAAACCATTCAAAATATAGACGCCGTCATTCTCTTGATATGGTTTCTAACCGCATTTATACGAATAGTGCTGTTTTTGTTCTTGTCTGTCTACGGAGCTGCACAAGTACTTGGTTTTCAAAACTGGAAGCCTCTCCTCGGGTGGATTACAGCGGCCTGCATTGGGATTGCTATGTTGCCTCGGAACATTATTGACTCGAGCATCGTTTATCCAAAATCTGTTGTCGAACCCTTCGTCTTTCCCGTCATGGTGTTTGCAATCCCCAGCTTGTTGTGGCTGATTGCCTTCCTTCGTAGGGTGATTCGAAACCGTTTTGAATCACTGCGTTGA
- a CDS encoding GH25 family lysozyme, translating to MQPIKKDDAKGIDVSQWQGAINWHDVAADGIVFSYIRATEGVGFTDPKFGQNMANAKAAGILEGAYHYATPDVSNDAVAEAKYFCDVVEKNGGFGELRPALDLETESGMTPKQLQQWVNDFGKYVKSRTNRVGLLYISPNFDKSKLANLAVDEELWSADWGVKSPSGYSNFNKWEFWQHSDKGSVKGISGRVDLDVFNGDLAALRTYCGLPPEPPAPVQPAPHKAPSAAPPVHHVTHVQPTKDKYPELRLERPYMHSDAVKTVQKVVNAWPIDGVYGPKTTKAVEDFQDHQHITKDGIVGPQTWGRIHYVQHHMKEIMIGAVGGEVLHLQRVLTFYDCSPGPKDEIFGIHTRGAVIKYQHSRHLQVDGIVGPQTWGSLLS from the coding sequence ATGCAACCCATCAAAAAGGATGATGCAAAAGGCATCGACGTTAGCCAGTGGCAAGGAGCCATCAATTGGCATGATGTCGCAGCAGACGGCATCGTATTTTCCTACATCCGTGCTACCGAGGGCGTAGGTTTCACAGATCCCAAGTTTGGCCAGAACATGGCAAATGCAAAAGCGGCCGGCATCTTGGAAGGTGCTTATCACTATGCCACGCCGGATGTGTCTAATGATGCGGTGGCAGAAGCAAAGTATTTCTGTGATGTGGTAGAGAAGAATGGCGGATTTGGGGAGTTACGGCCTGCACTGGACCTGGAAACAGAGAGCGGTATGACACCCAAGCAACTGCAGCAATGGGTGAATGACTTCGGTAAATATGTGAAGTCACGCACAAACCGCGTTGGACTCCTCTACATCTCTCCAAACTTTGATAAGTCTAAGCTGGCTAATCTCGCTGTTGATGAAGAGCTATGGAGCGCAGATTGGGGCGTGAAATCTCCGTCTGGCTACTCCAACTTTAACAAGTGGGAATTCTGGCAGCATAGCGATAAGGGTTCCGTCAAAGGCATCAGCGGCCGCGTAGACCTCGACGTGTTCAATGGCGATCTAGCAGCGTTGCGCACCTATTGCGGCCTGCCTCCCGAACCGCCTGCACCTGTACAGCCTGCTCCCCACAAAGCACCATCAGCCGCTCCTCCCGTGCATCATGTGACCCATGTACAGCCGACCAAGGATAAATACCCTGAGTTGCGCTTAGAGCGGCCATACATGCACTCAGACGCTGTGAAGACGGTGCAGAAAGTGGTCAATGCGTGGCCGATAGATGGCGTGTATGGGCCTAAAACTACGAAGGCAGTTGAAGACTTTCAGGATCATCAGCACATCACTAAAGATGGCATCGTGGGACCTCAAACATGGGGCCGTATCCATTATGTACAGCATCACATGAAGGAGATCATGATTGGTGCAGTTGGAGGTGAGGTGTTGCATCTACAACGAGTGCTCACTTTCTATGATTGTTCACCGGGGCCGAAAGACGAAATCTTTGGCATTCACACCCGCGGCGCAGTTATTAAGTATCAACACTCACGTCATCTTCAAGTCGATGGCATAGTTGGTCCTCAGACATGGGGATCGCTTTTGTCATAA
- a CDS encoding recombinase family protein, which produces MAAALYARVSTDEQAQHGHSIDAQKERLIAYAVSQGWHEYRLYVDEGYSGTSLERPALKSLLRHIEQGTIDTVVVYRLDRLSRRQRDVLFLLEDVFMPEGVVFKSATEPFDTGTPLGKAMIGILAVFAQLERDTIAERTQEGQRKRIQKGMWHGGRVPFGYDYDAQTGKLIVNDTEARLVRAVFRKYLDHLSLSHIAEWLSAYDDSRKWSFVTVRQLLDRETYLGNMKWGMSSKEDAHEAIISQETFERAQRMRDRRRETRPSQRKHLLSGILRCGNCGGKMYHRTYDSRPYKYTYYACQYSEMSRKQLLQHGREERCTLPKIRTETIEPYVIQQLLERASVQRDELETMLEKEGQQQSEEQQLIHQLQERLNELDKRIDRWYEAFERGDIDSGRANARVKALEAERLRVFNKINQAPKSEEASSSDDPFFEAMTLIHDAWPELAAEERRQVLQLAVHEILVYADHRIELTWNMDL; this is translated from the coding sequence ATGGCTGCTGCTCTCTATGCTCGGGTTAGTACGGATGAACAAGCGCAACACGGACATTCCATAGACGCTCAAAAGGAGCGGCTCATCGCTTATGCCGTGTCCCAGGGGTGGCATGAATACCGTCTTTATGTTGACGAAGGCTACAGTGGTACAAGTCTGGAGCGCCCCGCTCTCAAGTCTCTTTTGAGACACATAGAACAAGGAACCATCGATACCGTAGTCGTATATAGACTCGACCGTTTAAGTCGCCGACAGCGAGACGTGCTCTTTCTCTTGGAAGATGTTTTTATGCCAGAGGGCGTGGTGTTTAAAAGCGCCACAGAACCGTTTGACACGGGCACACCTCTGGGAAAAGCCATGATAGGTATACTGGCCGTCTTTGCACAATTGGAACGCGATACAATAGCCGAGCGCACGCAAGAAGGGCAGCGTAAACGAATTCAAAAAGGCATGTGGCATGGGGGCCGCGTGCCCTTTGGATACGACTATGATGCGCAAACCGGGAAACTCATTGTGAATGACACTGAGGCACGCCTCGTACGAGCAGTCTTTCGCAAATACCTGGACCACCTGTCCTTGAGTCACATTGCAGAGTGGCTGTCCGCGTATGACGATTCACGCAAATGGAGTTTTGTCACTGTTCGTCAACTTTTGGACCGAGAGACTTACCTAGGTAACATGAAGTGGGGAATGAGCAGTAAAGAAGATGCACACGAAGCTATAATCAGTCAAGAAACCTTTGAACGCGCGCAGAGAATGCGAGATCGTCGAAGGGAAACCCGGCCCAGTCAGCGTAAACACTTGCTGTCAGGAATTCTGAGATGCGGAAACTGCGGGGGCAAAATGTATCACCGGACATACGATAGCCGCCCCTATAAATACACGTATTATGCCTGTCAATACTCAGAAATGTCCCGCAAGCAACTTTTGCAGCATGGACGAGAAGAGCGCTGTACGTTACCCAAAATTAGAACAGAGACGATTGAGCCCTATGTAATCCAACAGTTGCTGGAGCGTGCGAGTGTTCAGCGGGACGAGTTGGAGACGATGTTAGAGAAAGAGGGACAGCAACAATCAGAGGAACAGCAACTAATCCATCAACTACAGGAACGTCTGAATGAACTGGATAAGCGAATAGACAGATGGTATGAAGCTTTCGAACGCGGAGACATAGATTCTGGAAGAGCAAATGCGCGAGTCAAAGCACTGGAGGCAGAGCGGTTGAGAGTTTTCAATAAAATAAATCAGGCACCAAAGTCTGAGGAAGCCAGTTCCAGCGATGACCCGTTCTTTGAAGCAATGACCTTAATTCATGACGCGTGGCCGGAATTGGCGGCAGAAGAACGACGCCAAGTTCTTCAACTCGCTGTGCATGAGATTTTGGTATATGCTGACCATCGGATTGAACTCACATGGAACATGGACTTGTAG
- a CDS encoding YheC/YheD family protein — MEGDSEFQIKVERNPESFVRVHSDFRAILHPSSRNQIMYTLGPHEGHVPVQYDPAMDSDTVYLSSAFAHHLGIRRFTQELRAILREDRMQLGHFLGILCSPRWNEKTQTMRPTKHLPVLQKLLTLADSETGVAFIFDIRDVNFAAMKVKGYRYINQQWVVEQFPLPNVVYDQVISRKRERDTVYAKRHKRLATLYQDKLFNAGFLDKWQVYKWLQEDKRTEKFIPDTARYTTVSEAVKFIGKHPVTFCKPVHGSLGLGIFRIERLVEGGYMYQIRRRTGAPTQSTAPSAVEAVNQLKKRLAAKPYVLQQGITLAQWDGRPFDIRIVMQRDEQGEWKRTKMFARLAEKGQITSNLSTGGEAASLESILNPLFHEKSKQRRVIQMVRRISRIVPDVMEEQSSRRYGELGIDIGLDPQGGVWIIEVNSKPWKTTLTEKGRQDLVDLAFLRPVRYARYLSRLTDSIQTPGKEL, encoded by the coding sequence ATGGAGGGTGACAGTGAGTTCCAAATAAAAGTGGAACGCAATCCCGAGTCCTTCGTTCGGGTCCACTCAGACTTTCGTGCGATATTGCATCCATCGTCGCGAAATCAAATTATGTATACACTGGGTCCTCATGAGGGGCATGTTCCAGTCCAGTACGATCCCGCTATGGACAGCGACACCGTGTATTTAAGCAGTGCTTTTGCACATCATCTGGGGATTCGCCGGTTTACGCAGGAACTGAGGGCAATTCTGAGAGAAGACCGCATGCAACTGGGACACTTCCTTGGAATTCTTTGCTCTCCTCGCTGGAATGAAAAGACTCAAACCATGAGGCCGACTAAACACCTGCCTGTTTTGCAGAAACTGCTAACCTTAGCGGACAGCGAAACAGGTGTTGCTTTTATCTTTGACATCCGTGATGTCAACTTTGCAGCCATGAAGGTAAAGGGGTATCGCTACATTAACCAACAGTGGGTTGTGGAGCAGTTCCCGCTTCCAAATGTGGTTTACGACCAAGTCATTTCAAGGAAACGCGAACGCGATACTGTTTATGCCAAGCGGCACAAGCGATTGGCCACGCTGTACCAAGACAAGTTATTTAATGCAGGTTTCCTTGACAAGTGGCAAGTATACAAGTGGTTGCAGGAAGACAAAAGGACAGAGAAATTTATTCCTGATACCGCTCGCTACACTACGGTGTCAGAAGCTGTGAAGTTCATTGGTAAGCATCCCGTGACATTTTGCAAACCAGTTCATGGAAGCTTGGGCTTAGGCATTTTTCGTATTGAACGACTTGTCGAAGGTGGGTACATGTATCAGATTCGACGCAGAACAGGAGCGCCTACGCAAAGTACGGCCCCGTCTGCTGTCGAAGCAGTCAACCAATTAAAGAAGAGGTTGGCAGCCAAACCGTATGTGCTGCAGCAGGGAATCACCTTGGCGCAGTGGGACGGTCGTCCCTTTGATATACGAATCGTCATGCAAAGAGATGAACAGGGAGAGTGGAAGCGCACAAAAATGTTTGCCAGATTGGCAGAAAAGGGACAAATCACCTCCAATTTAAGTACGGGTGGTGAAGCAGCATCTCTTGAATCCATTCTCAACCCTCTGTTTCACGAGAAGAGCAAACAACGCAGAGTCATCCAGATGGTACGCCGGATTTCAAGAATTGTTCCCGATGTCATGGAAGAGCAATCCTCGCGTAGATATGGTGAGCTCGGAATCGACATCGGTCTCGATCCTCAAGGCGGAGTATGGATTATCGAGGTGAATTCGAAGCCCTGGAAAACGACATTGACCGAGAAAGGAAGACAAGATCTTGTGGATTTGGCATTCCTTCGTCCCGTACGATATGCCCGTTATCTTTCACGATTGACTGATTCAATTCAAACTCCCGGAAAGGAGTTGTAG